The nucleotide window TCATTTTGGTTTAAGTGTTTATCCCCACCTGGATTTTCAACACTGGCATTTTTTAGTAAAAAAATGTCGTTTTTATCATTTTTATTTGTAAGATTAATTATTTCTGAGTCAGTATTTTTAATTTTTTCTTGGTAAAACTTAGAAAAATCTTCACCAAAAACTAAGTAAGATTGACGAGAATCTTTTGCATTAGCATCAACAAATTCCTTTACTTTTTTAGCTTGACTAGTGTCTTTAGGATCTAAATAAACATTTGAATCAGCATAAGTTGAACTTTTAGTCTCATTTATTAACTGGCTAATTTGACTTGTTAAGACATTTTTTAGTTCATAAATTGCTTTTTGGGAATCTTTTTGGCCTGTACCTAGCTCACGAATTTGGTATGCTTGGATTTTTGAAGAAAATGGAATTTTTTCAGTTTTGCCATTTACTTGGAAAACAAAATTAGAATTTGACTTTACAAACCGGCGTTGATAATTACTTGTTGAGGAAATTGCCATGGCAAGTTGGTGATTATTCATCAAATTGTTGGCAAAACTTTCTTGGGAAAACCTTCCTGGATAAAAAATCGCATCTGATTTAAAAAGATCTAAAATTTGTTCATAATTTTTCTTTGTATTTTGATAACTTTGCGAATTTTTGTTAAATAATTTATCAAAACTAACTCGTTCTAATTCTTTTGATTTTTCCCTTGTTACCTCAAACATAAACTTAGAATAATCCCCGCCAGCGGAGCCAAAAATTTTGGCAAAAGCTAAATTTTCAATGTCATCAGTCCCAAAAGGAAAATCTCCTGTGCTAATGTCAGCTGGTTTTAATACAAATCCTTGTTTAATTCTTTTGGAAAAATCAAAAACTTTATCATAATATTTGAATGTCTCGTGGGAAAGTTCAAAATTCTGTCAAGGATTAGGATTTTTATCGTCAAAACTTCGCGGTGCTCAGAGCTTTTTAATATGTTCCATGTCTGAGTCTGGCAAAGAAAACTGCTCAAAAAAACGTTTATCTTCCGGAGAATCTGCAATTTTAGCACCATTTTTCTTTGCATTTTCAATAATTCAGGCCATAACAGGTCCGTCTATAACTAAAGTCTGCGAAGATTTAACAAATGGAATTGTATAAATTCCTTTTTCATCAAGAGTTGCTATTTGAGTATTAGATTCGAGAAATTTTGGATGATAAGTATCTTTTATAGCCTGGGCTAAATCTGGGAATTTGTTTAGATCTAAAAGCATTTTATGTTTAGCCGCACTTGCCGCAACAGCTGGATAATTTATTACAAGATTTAGGGTTTGATTTTTATCATTGGCAGAAAAAATTTGCTCGAATTTAGCAGCCATTACGGTGTAATCTTTGTCATAATTTGGAGTTAATTTAATTGGCAAATACTCGCGATTATTTTGATCTTTAACTTCAGGTTTTTCATTTCAAAGTTTAACAACTTGTTCTAAGGCTTGAAATCTTGGCTGTTTTTCATTTCAACTTGTTACAAATTGAAGCTGCCCGTCATTATTTCCGTCAAATTTAAATTCCTTAGCATTCGTAGTGCCTAATGTACAGGATACTAAGGCCAATCCCGAGATAAGAACCGGTGAGAATAAAATTGGTTTTGCTAGTTTTTTCATAGTTTTTTGATCCATCTTTTTTTTGTTTTTTGTTTTTAAAAATAAAAAATCACCTCAAAAAATAAATTGTTTGAATTAAAACATGTTAATAAAAACAAACGGTAAATTTTTTGAGATGATTTTAAATTTGCCATTATTATAGCACAAAGTTTTCAAAAAGAAAAAAATTTTAAAATTTATTTTTAATGGCCTGAGTTTGTCAGTTTGATTACAAAAATTCACTTTTTAGCGAATATAAAATATTCAAAAATACCTGTAAATCGGTGCTTTTTGACCTAAACTCTTAATTTTTATTGATGTAAATTTAACCCTTTGCAAAAAAAAAAAAAAAATGTTTGGTCTAAGAAAAAATTATGTTATAATAAATCTCACTTAAGAATAATTAATAAATTTGGATTTTAGAATTAAGGGGGAATTAATTATGTTTTTTGTCTAATAAAATTAGATAGCGCGAATTATCCATTATATTTTTAAATATGATGGTATGCCTTGAATTTAACCGTTTAGAAATCTACAAATTTAAGGCTTTTGGTTATTGTTCTTTCAAAACTTCATATATTTTTTTAGGCTCAATGTAAGTAAAAACGAGTCTTTTATTTGCATTGAGTTTAAATAGCAGTTGTATTTTTTTATGATTTTTGTTGTTTTATCGATAAATTGATTTTTGCTGTGTTTTAAAATAGGTAATTAATTTTTGCCAAAAAAGTTCAAAAAGCGCCCAAAAAGACGCTTTTTTTAAGATTATCTCATCAAACTGGGGAACTCTGGATTTTTAAAATTTATTTTTAATGCTTTCTTAACTAACAATTTATTTAAAAACCCACCTTTTTTGCAATTTTGGCTATTAAATCGACTATCTTAAGGCTTGGAGCAAGTATAATTCAAAGGCTATTTTGTTATTAATTTGCGAAGTTTTGATTTCTGTATCTAATTTTGCAAGATTAATTATTAATTTTTCAATTTTTTTAATTCCATTTTTATTATATAGTTCGACTGCTTTTTTAAGTTGGAAATCAGAAATATTAAGACTCTTAGTGATGTAAGAATCTTTTTTACCTGCTTTTTTATGTAAAAAAACTATAAAACTAAGCAATAATTTTGAGTTAATTTGTCCTAATAACAAGCCAATTGTGTGCCCTTCTAATAATTTTTGCCGGTAAAATTTTAGAACTTTTACTAAATCAAAATCAACAAAAGATTCAATAAAGCCTCAAGTAGAATATGATGAATAATCGCTTATATATTGGCGAATTATTGCTGAATTTATAGGTTTATTTAGAGTTTTTAGCTTTGCAATTTCATTATAAATAATTCAACCATTTAGAGGCAAGACTGATTCAAGCTGAAAAATTTTGGTTGTTTCTAATTCAACATTAAATTTTTTGACCATTTGAGCAATAAATTGACCAACGTTTTGTTTTGTAATTTGCTGGACTTCAATTATTTTAGTGGCCTGAGGAGTAAAATGCTTATAAATTCATGAATTTTTGAGAGCAAAATTGGTTAAATTTTCATCAAAAACATATTTAAATATGATTGTGTGTTTTGTCTTTATAATTTTAGAAGCTAATAGGTTGTTTAATTTTTCATTTTTTGAAAAAAGCAAAAAATTATTAAAAATTAATACTTTTTTTTCGTCAAAAAGTGATGAACCTTCAAGGTTTTCCTGTATAAAATCTACTGAATCATTTACAAAAAAATTTATTAATAATGAGTTTTTAATTTCTGGGAGTCTAGAAATTTTTTCTTGGACAAGGAAATTGTCGCTTCCAATGATGAAAAACATACTAATGAAATTATACATGAA belongs to Mesomycoplasma ovipneumoniae and includes:
- a CDS encoding P68 family surface lipoprotein is translated as MKKLAKPILFSPVLISGLALVSCTLGTTNAKEFKFDGNNDGQLQFVTSWNEKQPRFQALEQVVKLWNEKPEVKDQNNREYLPIKLTPNYDKDYTVMAAKFEQIFSANDKNQTLNLVINYPAVAASAAKHKMLLDLNKFPDLAQAIKDTYHPKFLESNTQIATLDEKGIYTIPFVKSSQTLVIDGPVMAWIIENAKKNGAKIADSPEDKRFFEQFSLPDSDMEHIKKLWAPRSFDDKNPNPWQNFELSHETFKYYDKVFDFSKRIKQGFVLKPADISTGDFPFGTDDIENLAFAKIFGSAGGDYSKFMFEVTREKSKELERVSFDKLFNKNSQSYQNTKKNYEQILDLFKSDAIFYPGRFSQESFANNLMNNHQLAMAISSTSNYQRRFVKSNSNFVFQVNGKTEKIPFSSKIQAYQIRELGTGQKDSQKAIYELKNVLTSQISQLINETKSSTYADSNVYLDPKDTSQAKKVKEFVDANAKDSRQSYLVFGEDFSKFYQEKIKNTDSEIINLTNKNDKNDIFLLKNASVENPGGDKHLNQNEVVFLQEPIKNSSSDSKSIYTYQGPDLIAFHSNAEEDIATKNFLKWMLTHKQDFTYQGQSGEAKYHGSPSEYVAFRGNYLAPTKQVFGQNLSNTEQFQQNNSFRAAFKNFKTVNDDPQHNSFYMDPVDSRSALIRLEVKSTLNQMGRLVADGSQDQASFEKFLTALKTKLNSASVS
- the holA gene encoding DNA polymerase III subunit delta, producing the protein MFFIIGSDNFLVQEKISRLPEIKNSLLINFFVNDSVDFIQENLEGSSLFDEKKVLIFNNFLLFSKNEKLNNLLASKIIKTKHTIIFKYVFDENLTNFALKNSWIYKHFTPQATKIIEVQQITKQNVGQFIAQMVKKFNVELETTKIFQLESVLPLNGWIIYNEIAKLKTLNKPINSAIIRQYISDYSSYSTWGFIESFVDFDLVKVLKFYRQKLLEGHTIGLLLGQINSKLLLSFIVFLHKKAGKKDSYITKSLNISDFQLKKAVELYNKNGIKKIEKLIINLAKLDTEIKTSQINNKIAFELYLLQALR